One stretch of Sinomonas terrae DNA includes these proteins:
- a CDS encoding NUDIX domain-containing protein — MTTHAPRPHIEDALSPRRVLASEPVFHGKIWDVRSDTFELSEGSEPLRREFIDHPGAVAILPMDEEGRVLLLRQYRHPVGMLLWEIPAGLLDVEGEANLAAAARELAEEADLTAAEWHILADVFNSPGSSSEAIRIYLARGLEDVPEPDRHVRTAEESEIEFAWVDLDEAVAAVLDGRLHNPSAVVGILAAQAASRSGFAGLRPGDAPWPAHPAQR, encoded by the coding sequence GTGACGACGCACGCGCCGCGGCCGCACATCGAGGATGCGCTGAGTCCGCGGCGCGTGCTCGCCTCGGAACCGGTCTTCCACGGCAAGATCTGGGACGTCCGCTCGGACACCTTCGAGCTTTCGGAAGGCTCGGAGCCGCTCCGCCGGGAATTCATCGACCACCCCGGCGCCGTGGCGATCCTGCCGATGGACGAAGAGGGCCGGGTCCTCCTGCTCCGCCAGTACCGGCATCCGGTCGGGATGCTGCTATGGGAGATCCCCGCGGGCCTCCTGGACGTCGAGGGCGAAGCCAACCTCGCAGCGGCAGCTCGTGAGCTTGCCGAGGAGGCTGACCTCACGGCTGCTGAATGGCACATCCTCGCTGACGTCTTCAACTCGCCCGGTTCTTCGAGCGAAGCCATCCGCATCTACCTCGCACGTGGGCTCGAGGACGTCCCGGAGCCCGACCGTCACGTGCGGACGGCTGAGGAGTCGGAGATCGAGTTTGCGTGGGTCGATCTCGACGAGGCGGTTGCTGCCGTCCTCGACGGGCGCCTCCACAACCCGAGCGCCGTCGTCGGAATCCTTGCGGCGCAGGCCGCGAGCCGATCCGGGTTCGCTGGGCTCCGGCCGGGCGATGCCCCGTGGCCGGCGCACCCGGCCCAGCGCTGA
- a CDS encoding CTP synthase, with product MISSNSVVHRSHSRFSDADKTTKQIFVTGGVASSLGKGLTASSLGHLLRGRGLSVTMQKLDPYLNVDPGTMNPFQHGEVFVTEDGAETDLDIGHYERFLDESLDGSANVTTGQIYSAVIAKERRGEYLGDTVQVIPHITDEIKRRMRLPAEGPDAPDVIITEIGGTVGDIESQPFLEAARQVRQDIGRGNVFFLHVSLVPYIGPSQELKTKPTQHSVAALRSIGIQPEAIVVRSDRQIPDAMRDKIGRMCDVDTDAVVNCPDAPSIYDIPKVIHAQGLDSYIVRALDLPFKDVDWTKWDRLLKAVHEPAHEVDIALVGKYIDLPDAYLSVTEALRAGGFANDTKVNIRWVASDECQTPAGAERSLAGVDAIVVPGGFGIRGLEGKLGALTFARERGLPTLGLCLGLQCMVIEYARNIVGLEGASSTEFEPESKYPVIATMAEQLEIVEGKGDMGGTMRLGLYDAVLDEGSVVAEAYGSTKVSERHRHRYEVNNAYRGQLAEAGLVFSGTSPDGKLVEFVELPRETHPYYVATQAHPELGSRPTRPHPLFVGLVKAALDRLSAAKPESKKADRSAKAVQAAKAE from the coding sequence ATGATAAGCTCGAATTCCGTGGTGCATCGCTCTCATTCCCGCTTTTCAGACGCCGACAAGACGACCAAGCAGATCTTCGTGACCGGAGGCGTGGCCTCTTCGCTCGGGAAGGGTCTGACGGCGTCCAGCCTCGGGCACCTCCTGCGGGGCCGCGGTCTCTCCGTGACGATGCAGAAGCTCGATCCTTACCTCAATGTGGACCCGGGGACGATGAACCCGTTCCAGCACGGCGAGGTCTTCGTGACCGAGGACGGGGCCGAGACCGACCTCGACATCGGGCACTACGAGCGCTTCCTCGACGAGTCCCTCGACGGCTCCGCCAACGTGACGACCGGCCAGATCTACTCCGCAGTCATCGCCAAGGAGCGGCGCGGCGAGTACCTCGGCGACACCGTCCAGGTCATCCCGCACATCACCGACGAGATCAAGCGCCGCATGCGCCTGCCCGCCGAGGGCCCGGACGCGCCGGACGTGATCATCACGGAGATCGGCGGAACCGTCGGCGACATCGAGTCGCAGCCGTTCCTCGAGGCGGCACGACAGGTGCGCCAGGACATCGGACGCGGCAACGTGTTCTTCCTCCATGTCTCCCTCGTCCCGTACATCGGGCCGTCGCAGGAGCTCAAGACCAAGCCGACCCAGCACTCGGTCGCGGCCCTGCGCTCCATCGGCATCCAGCCCGAGGCGATCGTGGTCCGCTCGGACCGCCAGATCCCGGATGCGATGCGGGACAAGATCGGGCGCATGTGCGATGTCGATACCGACGCCGTCGTCAACTGCCCGGACGCCCCGAGCATCTACGACATCCCCAAGGTCATCCACGCCCAGGGCCTCGATTCGTACATCGTCCGCGCGCTCGACCTCCCGTTCAAGGACGTCGACTGGACCAAGTGGGACCGCCTCCTCAAGGCCGTGCACGAGCCGGCACACGAGGTCGACATCGCCCTCGTCGGCAAGTACATCGACCTTCCGGACGCCTACCTCTCGGTGACCGAGGCACTCCGCGCCGGCGGTTTCGCGAACGATACGAAGGTCAACATCCGCTGGGTCGCCTCGGACGAGTGCCAGACGCCAGCCGGTGCCGAGCGGTCCCTCGCCGGAGTCGACGCCATCGTCGTGCCCGGAGGGTTCGGCATCCGCGGCCTCGAAGGCAAGCTCGGGGCCCTGACCTTCGCACGGGAGCGTGGCCTTCCGACCCTCGGGCTGTGCCTCGGTCTCCAGTGCATGGTCATCGAGTACGCACGCAACATCGTGGGCCTCGAAGGGGCCTCCTCGACGGAGTTCGAGCCGGAGTCGAAGTACCCGGTCATCGCGACCATGGCGGAGCAGCTCGAGATCGTCGAAGGCAAGGGCGACATGGGCGGCACCATGCGGCTTGGCCTCTACGACGCGGTCCTCGACGAAGGGTCGGTCGTTGCGGAGGCCTACGGCTCGACGAAGGTCTCCGAGCGCCACCGGCACCGCTACGAGGTCAACAATGCCTACCGCGGTCAGCTCGCGGAGGCGGGCCTCGTCTTCTCCGGGACGTCCCCGGATGGGAAGCTCGTGGAGTTTGTCGAGCTCCCGCGCGAGACCCACCCGTACTACGTGGCAACGCAGGCGCACCCGGAGCTCGGCTCGCGCCCGACACGGCCACATCCGCTCTTCGTTGGCCTCGTGAAGGCTGCGCTCGATCGCCTCTCCGCGGCCAAGCCGGAGTCCAAGAAGGCCGACCGTTCGGCGAAGGCGGTCCAGGCCGCCAAGGCCGAGTAG
- the recN gene encoding DNA repair protein RecN, whose amino-acid sequence MIEELRIRDLGVIADATLPLGPGLSVVTGETGAGKTMVVTALGLLLGGRSDAGAVRVGAKSALAEASVRLEPGHAAVERAVEAGADVEEHDGAAELIVARTVGADGRSRAHLGGRSAPVGALAEVGQQLVVIHGQSEQLRLKSAAAQREALDRFAGEEFAGRLAEYAALYARWVGAQRELNELTSASRERLREAESLEQALEEIAAVDPQPGEDDALKAESLRLSNLEGLRLAAQQAHEALVAEDFGEAGDATTLVDAAKRALDHVSEHDPALAGAAERLADVGYVLADIAQELASYGASLDAEGPQRLAEVEERRAALGGLVRKYAPSVDEVIAWAETAQKRLYELQDDGGRIDVLTEQVARDEEKLRGLAGELTVRRRDAAAELAERVSAELTALAMPDATLQVSVEETPDLGPLGSDEVAILLRPHAGAPARALGKGASGGELSRVMLAIEVVLAAVDPVPTFVFDEVDAGVGGRAAVEIGRRLAMLAKHVQVLVVTHLPQVAAFADRHIRVTKTSVATGESADRSAGVAGFTSSDVALLAEDERVVELARMLAGQEDSASARAHAQELLDDARSDPDPDPGPHPVDATGAPRRGGRVRAGKR is encoded by the coding sequence GTGATCGAGGAGCTCCGGATCCGTGACCTCGGCGTCATCGCCGACGCGACGCTGCCGCTGGGGCCCGGACTGAGTGTGGTAACGGGCGAGACCGGTGCCGGCAAGACCATGGTGGTCACCGCGCTCGGCCTCCTGCTCGGCGGACGCTCCGACGCCGGTGCGGTTCGCGTGGGGGCCAAGTCCGCCCTCGCGGAGGCGAGTGTGCGCCTCGAACCGGGCCATGCCGCCGTCGAGCGAGCCGTCGAGGCGGGCGCCGACGTCGAAGAGCACGACGGCGCCGCTGAGCTGATCGTGGCCCGCACGGTGGGTGCGGACGGGCGGAGTCGGGCGCACCTCGGGGGGCGCAGCGCACCGGTCGGGGCGCTCGCAGAGGTTGGCCAGCAGCTGGTCGTAATCCATGGCCAGTCCGAGCAGCTCCGGCTAAAGAGTGCCGCAGCCCAACGGGAGGCACTCGACCGCTTCGCGGGGGAGGAGTTCGCGGGCCGGCTCGCCGAGTACGCGGCGCTGTACGCGCGGTGGGTGGGCGCACAGCGCGAGCTCAACGAACTCACCTCGGCCTCCAGAGAGCGTCTTCGCGAAGCCGAGTCCCTCGAGCAGGCCCTCGAGGAGATCGCGGCCGTCGACCCCCAGCCGGGAGAGGACGACGCCCTCAAGGCCGAGTCGCTGCGGCTCTCCAACCTCGAGGGGCTGCGCCTCGCCGCCCAGCAGGCGCACGAGGCGCTGGTTGCGGAGGACTTCGGCGAGGCAGGGGATGCGACGACGCTTGTGGACGCCGCGAAGCGCGCCCTCGATCACGTCTCCGAGCACGACCCGGCCCTGGCGGGCGCCGCCGAGCGGCTCGCCGACGTCGGCTACGTCTTGGCAGACATCGCCCAGGAGCTCGCAAGCTACGGCGCCTCGCTCGACGCCGAGGGCCCGCAGCGTCTCGCCGAGGTCGAGGAGCGAAGGGCTGCGCTGGGCGGGCTCGTTCGGAAATACGCACCGAGCGTCGACGAGGTCATTGCCTGGGCCGAGACCGCGCAGAAGCGGCTCTACGAACTTCAGGACGACGGCGGCCGGATCGACGTGCTGACCGAGCAGGTCGCGCGCGACGAGGAGAAGCTCCGCGGTCTCGCAGGGGAGCTCACGGTCCGGCGACGCGACGCGGCGGCCGAACTCGCGGAGCGGGTCAGCGCGGAGCTCACCGCCCTTGCCATGCCTGACGCGACCTTGCAGGTCTCGGTCGAGGAAACCCCGGACCTCGGGCCACTCGGCTCGGACGAGGTGGCGATCCTCCTGCGCCCCCACGCCGGCGCGCCCGCCCGCGCTCTGGGGAAGGGCGCTTCCGGCGGTGAGCTCTCGCGGGTCATGCTCGCGATCGAGGTTGTCCTCGCCGCGGTCGACCCTGTGCCGACCTTCGTCTTCGACGAGGTCGACGCCGGCGTCGGCGGCCGCGCTGCCGTGGAAATCGGGCGGCGGCTTGCCATGCTCGCGAAGCACGTCCAAGTGCTCGTCGTGACGCACCTTCCCCAGGTTGCCGCGTTCGCGGACCGCCACATCCGGGTCACCAAGACCTCGGTCGCGACGGGGGAGTCCGCCGATCGGAGCGCGGGGGTAGCGGGCTTCACGTCGAGCGACGTCGCGCTCCTCGCGGAGGACGAACGCGTCGTCGAACTCGCGCGCATGCTCGCCGGCCAGGAGGACTCGGCCTCCGCACGGGCGCACGCCCAGGAGCTCCTTGACGACGCGCGGAGCGACCCTGATCCCGACCCGGGCCCACACCCTGTTGACGCGACCGGCGCGCCGCGCCGTGGCGGCCGGGTCCGCGCGGGGAAGAGATGA
- a CDS encoding NAD kinase, which translates to MNRRVLVLAHTGREESMIAAREACAQLHGSGLVPVMTAQQQKDLETHFGSLDHPTEILEADVALADVELVMVLGGDGTILRAAELVRGIDVPLLGVNLGHVGFLAESERADLAQTVQWVASRSYSVEERMTIDVSVWIQGRKVAHSWALNEAAIEKASRERMIEIVTEVDGKPLTSYGCDGIVLATPTGSTAYAFSAGGPVVWPEVEALLIAPISAHALFARPLVVSPHSRLAVEILTRTDAQGVLWCDGRRSVDLPPGARVEVTRSAQPVQLARISATPFSARLVRKFELPIHGWRGPAPLGTNGGQVEEVPPQPWSGKSLTPRWAESRKESDE; encoded by the coding sequence ATGAACCGACGCGTGCTTGTCCTAGCCCACACCGGCCGCGAGGAATCGATGATCGCGGCACGCGAGGCGTGCGCCCAGCTCCACGGATCGGGCCTAGTGCCCGTTATGACGGCCCAGCAGCAGAAGGACCTCGAAACCCACTTCGGGAGCCTCGACCACCCGACCGAGATCCTGGAAGCAGACGTCGCTCTGGCCGACGTCGAACTCGTCATGGTGCTCGGCGGGGATGGCACGATCCTGCGCGCGGCCGAGCTCGTCCGCGGCATCGACGTGCCATTGCTGGGCGTCAACCTCGGCCACGTGGGCTTCCTCGCCGAGAGCGAGCGCGCCGACCTCGCCCAGACCGTCCAGTGGGTTGCGAGCCGCAGCTACTCGGTCGAGGAACGCATGACGATCGACGTGAGCGTGTGGATCCAGGGCCGCAAGGTTGCGCACAGCTGGGCGCTCAACGAGGCGGCGATCGAGAAGGCAAGCCGCGAGCGGATGATCGAGATCGTGACTGAGGTCGACGGCAAGCCGCTCACGTCCTACGGCTGCGATGGGATCGTGCTCGCAACGCCGACGGGGAGCACGGCCTACGCGTTCTCGGCTGGCGGGCCGGTCGTGTGGCCCGAGGTCGAGGCCCTGCTGATCGCCCCTATCAGCGCGCATGCCCTCTTCGCGCGACCGCTCGTCGTGTCGCCGCATTCGCGGCTCGCGGTTGAGATTCTCACGCGTACCGACGCCCAGGGGGTGCTGTGGTGCGACGGCCGCCGCTCGGTGGATCTTCCGCCGGGGGCCCGGGTCGAGGTCACGCGCTCTGCTCAGCCGGTGCAGCTCGCGAGGATCAGCGCGACCCCGTTCTCAGCGCGGCTCGTTCGGAAGTTCGAGCTGCCGATCCACGGATGGCGCGGACCCGCGCCGCTCGGGACGAACGGAGGCCAAGTCGAGGAAGTCCCGCCGCAGCCGTGGAGCGGGAAGAGCCTCACGCCGCGGTGGGCAGAGAGCCGAAAGGAGAGCGACGAGTGA
- a CDS encoding TlyA family RNA methyltransferase — translation MSRLDLELVHRGLARSRTHAANLIADGHVSVSGQLAGKASQPVSADEPIEVEASEHDRYASRAGHKLAGALARFPEIMPEGLRCLDAGASTGGFTDVLLEAGAARVVAVDVGHGQLVERLRADPRVDVYEGLNVRDLAPDSIGGPAELTVADLSFISLTLVVGPLGASTVPGGDLLLMVKPQFEVGRERLARTGVVQSPSERQRAVAGVARAAHDAGLLLRGLAESPLPGQDGNVEYFLWLTRPLPDGTAGGHKAGRGVEELLAAVWPEARGRETR, via the coding sequence GTGTCCCGACTCGACCTCGAACTCGTGCACCGTGGCCTCGCCCGGTCACGCACGCACGCTGCAAACCTCATCGCGGACGGCCACGTGTCGGTGAGCGGACAGTTGGCGGGCAAGGCCTCTCAGCCCGTTTCTGCGGACGAGCCGATCGAAGTCGAAGCGTCCGAGCACGACCGTTACGCGAGCCGTGCCGGGCATAAGCTCGCAGGGGCGCTCGCCCGCTTCCCGGAGATCATGCCCGAGGGGCTCCGCTGCCTCGACGCCGGAGCTTCGACGGGCGGCTTCACGGACGTCCTGCTAGAAGCTGGCGCCGCGCGCGTCGTCGCCGTTGACGTCGGGCATGGGCAGCTCGTCGAGCGCCTGCGCGCAGACCCGCGCGTCGACGTATACGAAGGGCTCAACGTCCGGGACCTCGCCCCGGACAGCATCGGGGGCCCCGCCGAGCTCACCGTCGCGGATCTCTCGTTCATCTCCCTCACGCTCGTCGTGGGCCCCCTCGGCGCATCGACGGTGCCCGGAGGCGACCTCCTGCTCATGGTCAAGCCCCAGTTCGAGGTGGGAAGGGAACGCCTCGCGAGGACCGGCGTCGTCCAATCACCCAGCGAACGGCAGCGGGCCGTCGCTGGAGTCGCGCGCGCCGCGCACGACGCCGGCCTGCTCCTTCGGGGGCTCGCCGAGAGCCCCCTGCCTGGGCAAGACGGCAACGTGGAATACTTCCTGTGGCTGACCAGGCCCCTTCCGGACGGAACGGCAGGCGGCCACAAGGCTGGCCGGGGAGTCGAGGAGCTTCTGGCGGCGGTCTGGCCCGAAGCACGAGGGAGGGAAACCCGATGA
- a CDS encoding HAD-IIA family hydrolase — translation MVPDYDKSGAFIDAFDAVLSDLDGVVYAGPHAIPGAPEALQALAPRGVRLGYVTNNASRSTAEVAAHLRELGAPAADEDVVSSAQAGADLLARQVPAGSRVLVTGSSALAHEVEARGLVPVHSAHDAPVAVIQGFSPDLGWRDLAEATYAVASGALWIATNTDLTIPQARGIAPGNGSLVNAVRAATGKEPLVAGKPEAPLFLTAAERLGAERPVVVGDRLDTDILGGNRAGFATAAVLTGVDTTETILAARTDERPKYILATLADLYEPYAAPEAFDGGWRAARSTARVEGSSIRVTGSPEDVDAWRAACAAWWEAHPAAERETAPELVWES, via the coding sequence ATGGTGCCTGACTACGACAAGTCCGGAGCGTTCATCGACGCTTTCGACGCCGTCCTGTCGGACCTCGACGGGGTTGTCTACGCTGGCCCGCATGCGATACCTGGGGCGCCCGAGGCGCTCCAGGCCCTCGCCCCACGAGGCGTCCGCCTCGGCTACGTGACCAATAACGCCTCGCGTAGCACCGCCGAGGTCGCGGCTCACCTCCGCGAACTCGGCGCGCCCGCGGCGGACGAGGACGTCGTGAGCTCGGCCCAGGCGGGGGCTGACCTGCTCGCCCGGCAGGTGCCCGCCGGGTCGCGCGTGCTGGTGACGGGCAGTTCCGCGCTTGCCCACGAAGTCGAGGCGCGAGGCCTCGTTCCGGTTCACTCAGCCCACGATGCCCCTGTCGCGGTCATTCAGGGCTTCAGCCCCGACCTCGGCTGGCGCGACCTCGCTGAGGCCACCTACGCGGTAGCCTCCGGCGCGCTGTGGATCGCCACGAACACGGACCTGACGATTCCGCAGGCGAGGGGCATCGCCCCTGGCAATGGGAGCCTCGTCAACGCCGTTCGCGCCGCGACCGGCAAGGAACCCCTCGTCGCCGGCAAGCCTGAGGCTCCGCTGTTCCTGACTGCCGCCGAGCGGCTGGGCGCCGAACGGCCCGTCGTCGTCGGCGACAGGCTGGACACCGATATCCTGGGCGGGAACCGTGCCGGCTTCGCAACCGCCGCCGTCCTGACCGGCGTCGACACCACTGAGACGATTCTCGCGGCCCGCACGGACGAGCGCCCGAAGTACATCCTCGCGACGCTCGCAGATCTCTACGAGCCCTACGCTGCCCCGGAAGCGTTCGACGGCGGGTGGCGGGCCGCCCGGTCCACGGCGAGAGTCGAAGGCAGCTCCATCCGCGTCACGGGCAGTCCCGAGGACGTGGATGCGTGGCGTGCAGCCTGCGCGGCATGGTGGGAGGCTCACCCTGCGGCTGAGCGCGAGACTGCGCCTGAACTCGTGTGGGAGTCCTGA
- a CDS encoding IS1380 family transposase, which translates to MQVSHSQAAVAVSFDEPNLVSAAGLLPVMRLAEAAGLRALTDAHLSVPTDKGANAGLKIASLVAGMVAGADSIDDMALLRHGGMGRLFKACYAPSTLGSFLRAFAFGHVRQLDAVAARFLANLAARAPLLDAPAVGEFVFVDVDDTIIEVHGHAKQGAGFGYSGVRGLNALLATATTAQSAPVILAQRLRKGAAASPRGASRLVADALSALRRAGTPGRALVRADSAFYGHPTVAAALAAGAEVSVTVRLDPAVKRAIAAIPSEAWTAIEYTDAVFDQAAGTWISRAEVAEVPFTAFASRKKAEQVTGRLVVRRIPDLNPKAPDGQGTLFDTHRHHAFFTTVPAQDLGTVAADATHRAHAVIEQVHADLKDSALAHLPSGKFAANSAWLVAAVMAFNLARAAGTLAAGPFAKARTGTIRRKLVNLPARIAASARKIRLRLPANWPWQNAWEQLFTAAHAPPSMP; encoded by the coding sequence GTGCAAGTTTCCCACAGTCAGGCCGCGGTGGCGGTGTCCTTCGACGAGCCGAACCTCGTCTCCGCGGCAGGCCTGCTGCCGGTGATGCGCCTGGCCGAGGCCGCAGGGCTCCGGGCCCTGACCGACGCGCATCTGAGCGTGCCGACGGACAAGGGCGCGAACGCGGGCCTGAAGATCGCCTCGCTGGTGGCCGGGATGGTCGCCGGGGCGGACTCGATCGATGACATGGCCCTGCTGCGCCACGGCGGGATGGGCAGGCTCTTCAAGGCCTGCTACGCGCCCTCGACCCTGGGCTCCTTCCTGCGCGCGTTCGCCTTCGGCCACGTCCGCCAGCTCGACGCGGTCGCCGCCCGCTTCCTGGCGAACCTCGCCGCGCGGGCCCCGCTGCTGGACGCCCCGGCCGTCGGGGAGTTCGTGTTCGTGGACGTCGACGACACGATCATCGAGGTCCACGGCCACGCCAAGCAGGGCGCTGGCTTCGGGTACTCCGGGGTCCGCGGGCTCAACGCCCTGCTGGCCACCGCCACCACGGCCCAGAGCGCGCCGGTGATCCTGGCCCAGCGGCTGCGCAAGGGCGCTGCGGCGTCCCCGCGCGGGGCGTCCCGGCTGGTCGCCGACGCCCTCTCCGCCCTGCGCCGCGCCGGGACGCCGGGGAGGGCGCTGGTCCGGGCCGACTCGGCGTTCTACGGGCACCCCACCGTCGCCGCCGCCCTCGCGGCAGGGGCCGAGGTCTCGGTCACGGTGCGCCTGGACCCGGCAGTTAAGCGTGCCATCGCCGCCATCCCATCGGAGGCCTGGACGGCGATCGAGTACACCGATGCGGTCTTCGACCAGGCCGCCGGGACCTGGATCTCCCGGGCGGAGGTCGCCGAGGTCCCCTTCACCGCCTTCGCTTCGCGGAAGAAGGCCGAACAGGTCACCGGGCGGCTCGTCGTGCGCCGCATCCCGGACCTGAACCCCAAGGCCCCCGACGGGCAGGGGACCCTGTTCGACACGCACCGGCACCACGCCTTCTTCACCACCGTCCCCGCCCAGGACCTGGGCACTGTCGCGGCCGATGCCACGCACCGTGCCCATGCGGTCATCGAGCAGGTCCACGCCGACCTGAAGGACAGCGCCCTGGCGCACCTGCCCTCGGGGAAGTTCGCGGCGAACTCGGCCTGGCTCGTCGCGGCGGTGATGGCCTTCAACCTCGCCCGCGCGGCCGGGACCCTGGCCGCCGGCCCCTTCGCGAAAGCCAGGACCGGGACCATCCGCCGCAAGCTCGTGAACCTCCCGGCCCGGATCGCCGCCAGCGCCCGGAAGATCCGGCTGCGGCTGCCGGCGAACTGGCCCTGGCAGAACGCATGGGAACAGCTCTTCACCGCCGCCCACGCCCCGCCGTCCATGCCCTAG
- the tyrS gene encoding tyrosine--tRNA ligase: MPQTVLDTQKNDPSFPNIWQELKWRGLVHVSTDETELEALLSGDPITYYCGFDPTAPSLHLGNLVQLLVLRRLQLAGHRPLGLVGGSTGLIGDPRPTAERTLNTKDTVAEWVGYLKAQVQRFLSFEGESAARMVNNLDWTAPLSAIDFLRDIGKHFRVGTMLRKDAVASRLSSDEGISYTEFSYQILQGMDYLELFRAYDCVLQTGGSDQWGNLTSGTELIRKVEGKSVHALGTPLITNADGTKFGKSEGNAIWLDASMCSPYTFYQFWLNTSDADVVDRLKVFTFLTRAEIEELEAAVKDRPFAREAQRRLAFEVTSTVHGVDATEKVIAASAALFGNGDLGVLDEGTLEAATAELTTAAVTPEQLGIVDLLVVTGLSDSKSAARRTVGEGGAYVNNVKVTDPDAVVDSDLALHGRYFLVRRGKKSLATAVLTD; encoded by the coding sequence GTGCCGCAGACAGTACTCGATACGCAGAAGAACGATCCGAGCTTCCCGAACATCTGGCAGGAGCTCAAGTGGCGTGGCTTGGTCCACGTCTCGACCGATGAGACTGAGCTCGAGGCTCTGCTCTCGGGGGATCCGATCACGTATTACTGCGGCTTCGACCCCACGGCCCCGAGCCTCCACCTCGGCAACCTGGTCCAGCTCCTCGTGCTCCGTCGCCTCCAGCTCGCGGGTCACCGGCCACTTGGGCTCGTCGGCGGCTCCACCGGGCTCATCGGGGACCCGCGTCCGACGGCGGAGCGCACCTTGAACACGAAGGACACCGTCGCCGAGTGGGTCGGCTACCTGAAAGCGCAGGTGCAGCGATTCCTCAGCTTCGAGGGCGAGAGCGCCGCGCGAATGGTCAACAACTTGGACTGGACCGCGCCGCTCAGCGCGATCGACTTCCTGCGCGACATCGGCAAGCACTTCCGGGTGGGCACGATGCTCCGAAAGGATGCTGTCGCCTCCAGGCTTTCCTCGGACGAGGGGATCTCGTACACCGAGTTCAGTTACCAGATACTTCAGGGCATGGACTACCTCGAGCTGTTCAGGGCCTACGACTGTGTCCTGCAGACGGGCGGCTCGGATCAGTGGGGCAATCTGACGAGCGGGACCGAGCTCATCCGCAAGGTCGAAGGCAAGAGCGTCCACGCCCTGGGCACGCCGCTCATCACGAACGCTGACGGGACCAAGTTCGGCAAGAGCGAGGGCAACGCGATCTGGCTCGACGCCTCCATGTGCTCGCCGTACACGTTCTACCAGTTCTGGCTCAACACTTCGGACGCGGACGTCGTCGACCGGCTCAAGGTCTTCACGTTCCTCACCCGCGCGGAGATCGAGGAGCTGGAGGCGGCCGTCAAGGATCGGCCCTTCGCGCGGGAGGCGCAACGCAGGCTCGCGTTCGAGGTGACTTCGACCGTCCACGGCGTCGACGCGACGGAGAAGGTCATTGCGGCGTCAGCCGCCCTTTTCGGCAACGGTGACCTCGGGGTGCTCGATGAGGGCACCCTCGAGGCCGCGACCGCCGAGCTCACGACGGCCGCCGTGACACCTGAGCAGCTCGGCATCGTCGACCTCCTCGTCGTGACAGGGCTGTCGGACAGCAAGTCCGCGGCCAGACGGACGGTGGGGGAGGGCGGTGCCTACGTCAACAACGTCAAGGTCACTGACCCCGACGCCGTAGTCGATTCCGACCTCGCCCTCCATGGCAGGTACTTCCTCGTACGCCGGGGGAAGAAGAGCCTCGCGACCGCGGTGCTGACGGACTGA